ATAATTTCTTGTTTCGTGATAACTCACCAATATCGGCAATATTTCGTCATATTTTCTATTGGCAAATTCGATTACGTGGGGTAAAGTACAAATATTTAGAAGTGGGTCAGGCTCTACATCAGGGTTAGTTAGTTGCTTGGCTTGGTATTCTGTCTGCTTTCGATCGGCAATCATTTTCAAAATCCAGATAATTGACGTAACAAAATTAATGGCACTATCTACCCAAAAATCACCCTCTTTAGAAATCCATGTGCGATTGAGATTACACATCAAGGTTCGAGCCGACTCATAAGCGTCCATTTGTTCTAAAAGTAGGTGTGGAGCAATCGGATTACACCTGTGAGAGCGTTCGGGGTCATCGAAGTTGATAACATAAAACTTGGGTCTTTTTGCTCCGTAACCATCTAAATTATGAAGTATTGCACCGTACGTTTCTAATGTCAAATCTGGAAATTTGAAGTCATAAATAAATAGCGTATAACCTTTTGCAATAGATTGTCGAATAGCTGGCAGTAAAATACTGTATGATTTTCCCGAACCTGGTGTACCAATAACCATTACAGCCCGTTGTGGATTTACTACTGAGATTTCTCCTTTATGCACTTTACCATCATATTGAAATGTTGATTCAAAATTGACTGAAAATTCATTTTCAAGACGAACAATATTTTGAGGGAAAGTTTCACTTGCTGTATTAAAAATATCGTCTTTGATATTGAAGTTGATTAAACGTCTGAGATTTTGCCCACCTTTAATCATTAAAAAATACCCTAATACAGAGCATATTGAGTAGCAAATTTCAGATAAATAGGTAGCATAGAATGGTATAGCAAAAATAATATTGATACTAAAAAACAAAATCACGCCTATCAACAAGTTGTTTAATGATTTTTTTCTGTCAATATCTTTCGATTTTACACCTCTGCTACCAGCAATATAGAAGAACAATAAGAAAAAACTTAGGATTTTACTTGTAAGATGATGCTGGAATAAAGAAGTTGTTTGATTGACTTTACTTAGAAACTTTAATATATACTTTGTAACGATTGGAATGTGTTCAAAAAATGTAAAACAATAGACATAAATATTAAAAAACAGTGCCGTAATGGAGGCATAAAGCATAATTTCCAGTATTTTTTGTAAGCCGTCTCTTTCTGTTTGAGTGTACATTAGTCAAATTTTATTTGTAAAAAATATTATAATATAATACTTTTGTAAAAATATATACAATTCGATTATATCAAACTATGAGGCTATGCTTTTCTTTTTTCCTATTTTTTCTTTACTCATCAAGCTACTCACAATCAAACCCACCACGAATCCTTGTGGAAGCAACAGGTATAAATGCTCCTACCGGAATTAGTGGAACAATTACCATAAGAGTTTCCTCGATAGCAACGGGATTTGATAAATCTGTAACAGTAAATGCTTCATCGCCATCTATCAATCCACTAAGTATTGCTCCAACAATTGGTGGTAGTTACAAAATCGCCATTACAAATAATACTAATAAGCAGATAGGATATGTTTTAGGTCAAATTGGCGGAGATTGTGTAGGTAAGCCAAAAGGTGTTGCAATAGGCAATGGAACAGAAATCAATTATCGAAATGGTTTTGATTTACCAATTGAAGCGGGTCAAATAGCGGAAGTCTATACAGATTTGACAATTCAATCACATCCGAATTATCAACAAAATTGTATTGTGGGTAATGAAAGCTATGAATTGGGCGGTATTTATCTAAGTTTATTCAGAGCCGATGTGAATCGTATAAGAATTAGTGAAGATTTTCTGAATACACAACGAGAATTTTATATTTACAATATCCCCAGTGGATGTAATAATTTTTGGAATTCAAGTGCCACAGGTAAAACCAAGATTTTTGTTAATGGAAAGGAGTATGTTCAAAATGCTACGAATGTTCTGTTTGATGCGTACGGTTTGAGAGTATATCGGTTTCCAGAAGGATATTTTAACGTGGGAGATGTTATTTGGGCAGAAGATGAGTGTGGTAGCTTGCGTTCAAATTCAACCATAGTAGAAGAAGATTATGCTTATTTGAGTATTTCACCCAATAATAATTTTGTAGGAAATGGAATTGCCGAAGATGATACGCTTTCGCCTGCATCAAGGCTTGAAACACCGTTGCGAATTAAGCAATGTGTTCCGATTTCAAATATTGGCTCACATAACCTATCAAAATTGGTTGCAGCTTTACCAAATAACTTTCCCGATAACCAACCGTATAGTGCAGGTAAATTCTATGTTAATGGGCAAATTATTAAACCTGAAGATTTTATTACACGAGCCAATGCCTATCGTCGTGAAGTAGGAAAAATTAATGCGGATGGTTCGGTATCTCATTTTGGCGGAGCAGACTATTTTACGTTGACTTCTCGTAAATACTTTGTAGTGTCTCCAAGTAACCCAGTTGTATTTGAATATCAGCATAATGGGTTTGATTTAGTAACCTGGGATTTTGCTCATTATATTATTTTGGGCGAAAGATTTGGTTTCCGATTCATTCATAACAATGATGTCAAGCTTCGTTACATAAATATTTCAGGCGATATTGAAGAAGAAACCCTCTACGGAGATTTTTCAAATGCTCGTTATAAAATTACTTTCGATGGTACTTTTGTACGATTATATATCAATAACGAACTTAAAAGAGAATTTAGACAAAAAGTTTTTTTTACATCTACGGGCGGTATTATTTCAAATACCAATTATTTGGATTTACACGAAAAAGTTAATTTTATGCCAACAGATACGGGTTATCATTATATCCGAGCTAAAATCAACAACATTCAAATCGTTTCACAAAAGATATATATTGAGCCTAACAAACCAATCATTTTCCCAAATCAGGATTCAATTTCAATTTACAAAGGACAAACGATTACATTGAGTATTCAAGAATCGTCATGCCAAGGAGCACTTCTTTGGAATACAGGTTCAAAGCAACCCACAATTCAAGTAAGTCCAAATATTGATACTGAATATTCAGTTACTTGCCAATTGCCTAATTATTGTACAGGCACACCAGATAAAATTAAAGTAATTGTACTTCCGCCTGTTCCAAGCGTTTTTGCATCTAAGTCAGAAATATGTTTAGGTGAAAGCATCGCTTTAACAGCCAGTGGTTGTACAGGAAATTTATTATGGTCAAACGGTATGACCTTGAATACAATTTCTGTTACACCCACATTATCAACTACCTATTCTGTCAGTTGCACTGCCAACGGTCGGATTTCACCGAGTAAAATTATTTCTATAAAAATTCAATAAATTAAACCCCCGATTCATCTATGCAGAAGTCAATACTGGCTTTGATAGGCATTTTTTGTGCCTGTTCATTTAAAAATGTGGTATTTGCCCAGTCAACCGACCCATCAGATACTCTCAAAATCATTATCAGTTTATTACCTTCAAAACCAACTCTAACTAAAAATCGAGATTCAATCTATGTTGGCCAGGCAGTTACATTGACTGCAGCTAACTGCAATGGAACTATTACTTGGTCGAATGGCACTACTGGGAATAACATGACGGTTTCACCTAATCAATCACAGTTTTATGCTGCTTTTTGTACATCTCCTTTTGGGTGTGTTGGTTCAAAAGATTCGATTAAGGTTAATGTGCAAAATTTACCTTTTCCAACGGCATCTCCTCAAACCATTTGCGATGGAGAATCTACAACTTTAACTGCTTATGGATGTTCGGGGGGGACTATTAAATGGAATACTGCACAAACAGGAGCAGTTATCGTTGCAAATCCAACTTATTCGGCAGGTAGCATTACACCGTCACCAATTTATTCAGAAACTACCTATTCATACACCTGTACTTATCCTAACAATGGTCAATCGCAATCGGCTTCTGTAACGGTTAAAGTCAATTTTCGTCCGCAAGTTCCAGCCATTTCAGCTAACCCAACAACAATCTTAACCAATGGTTCAAGTACATTGTCGGTTTCAAATTGTAATGGTACAGTAGAATGGCAAAAAGAAAGTGCGAATACTTGGACGAATGATGGAACAGGCG
This Emticicia oligotrophica DSM 17448 DNA region includes the following protein-coding sequences:
- a CDS encoding YWFCY domain-containing protein, with the translated sequence MYTQTERDGLQKILEIMLYASITALFFNIYVYCFTFFEHIPIVTKYILKFLSKVNQTTSLFQHHLTSKILSFFLLFFYIAGSRGVKSKDIDRKKSLNNLLIGVILFFSINIIFAIPFYATYLSEICYSICSVLGYFLMIKGGQNLRRLINFNIKDDIFNTASETFPQNIVRLENEFSVNFESTFQYDGKVHKGEISVVNPQRAVMVIGTPGSGKSYSILLPAIRQSIAKGYTLFIYDFKFPDLTLETYGAILHNLDGYGAKRPKFYVINFDDPERSHRCNPIAPHLLLEQMDAYESARTLMCNLNRTWISKEGDFWVDSAINFVTSIIWILKMIADRKQTEYQAKQLTNPDVEPDPLLNICTLPHVIEFANRKYDEILPILVSYHETRNYAKSFYEAFTKGSYEQLDGQVSTTLNALARLSTPTLYWVMSGNDFYLDLNNQEDPKILCVGNNPERDKIYGAALGLYTSRMIKTINKKGRQKLALFLDELPTIYLGGLDKLIATARSNKIATWMGIQDFSQLKRDYGDKEATVIINSVGNIFSGQVTGETAEKLSKLFLKTKQIKESLTESRNDSSMQFSIQVSDTIYAAKISNLSQGTFVGQVADNFDKPIENKTFHAKIKVDTPQYSSQELPIIKDFSIFVNDEFSKNHSKESTKKYVIQQNYHQIIQEIDWLVQEEMIRIKKDFPHLIKPDKS